The Anas platyrhynchos isolate ZD024472 breed Pekin duck chromosome 10, IASCAAS_PekinDuck_T2T, whole genome shotgun sequence genome segment GCTAATGACCTCCTTAAACTTCAGGCATTAAGGATCACaaccttattttccttttagcaTCTTTTTCATCATAAAACCTGACCTCAATTTTGCTTAAACCCTAAATAAAAGTTAACAGCAAGCCAGATGTATTTACTTATCATGTTAAATCAGtgctctccttctcctccatccATTTCATgaatgaagaagggaaaaaaaaaagttagattcACATCAGTGAACCTGAACCAGAAGTAGTTTGGGAATTACAATGAGGGGCAATGATGCATTGGAAATCTCTCTCCATTTCACTCTCAGCAGTTAGGAGAATGCAGTTGAGTCACTGCACACAATATCCCATTtaggcaaacaaaaacaaagcggAACAGTGAATAATCAGATGTTGGGAAGTGTTCTCCTTTGAGTGCAAGTACAGTTTAGGGAGAAGAGATTAAAGTTCTTTACCCAATAGAATTTAAAAGATACAAGATAGCTCCTTCCTGGGAAGTAAAGGGTAAATGCATCtgctaaatattttccttaacaATGTATTTGACCACACCGATGATTTTCCAGGCTAAGACTAAAAGAGCTGGGATGTAGGAATAGACAGCACTTCTGCTAAAAGTCTgcaaaagtattaaaaatattaattacacTTAGGGACACACTGCACCTCCTCAGGACATAAGAGGTTTAGGAATGGAGATTTATTTCCACTATTCAAGATGGAatttgaaagttgttttttttctttttttttttctggattacaCATTCTCTTAAGTATTGAATAAAAGCTTCACTGCATTAAAAACTGATAAGCTGTTTAAGGAGTACACTTCTACAGTTATGCTTGCTATAGCTCAAAAACCCGATTTAATGTGAGAATGAGAACTAGCATTTTTATAATCAGTAACTTTAAGTCATTGTTAAAGAAACAGATACACACCACCAATTTGCACCACTGTATTTATGTTTGGCAAGCTGCTTTTAGCCTGGACTACTCCGAAATCTGTCCGCCCCTCTGAGAGGCACCTAGAAATGCAGTGTCCAcaccctgcctgccctcctacTATGCACCATGAATACTGGATGCTGTCTTTGTCAAAAACTGATAGACCTTGTTTTGAAGCactcttgttttgctttttcatttttaggacTAGAGGGAAGCCACCAATCTAAGCTCTTACTATTCTCATGCTTTATTTCCTGCCAGTGTCCATGTTTTCATACGCAGCTTCTCTCACTTCATTCTAATGCATGCCATTTCCAGAAAACAGACTGACAGCAAAACACACCAGCAGCAAGTCTCCTTCCACTCCGGACCTTGTAATAGACAAGGAAAAAGCCCCAAGCACAGGCCTGTGGATATTTTGCTGTAGCTGCAGTAAACAAATCATTTAACTTAAGTACAATTCCTGAACAGtctctggaaaaatatttttaaacacagtatTTACAATACAGCCAAAATGAAATCACCTGTTTGGTGCTCCCCCGCTTTTAAAAAATTTTACAAGTTTAACAGTCAAATGAGGGGAACAAGGTCCAGTAGGAATTCTGCTGTCTTTGGGGGTGCttcttctaaaaaaagaaatccaccaTGGCAATCAGTGTGCCTTTGACTTAGCGGACAAATCTTTGAAGTGCTGAAAGACTAACTTTGGAAGAAAGCACTCCTTGGACTGGCAACTTTCAACGTCTTCTAAATTTGATTccaaccaacaaaacaaagcagggaaaaaaaaccactgaGGCAAACCACACATTTCTGAGCAGCCCCAAGCACTGCTGCCAGACTTTGAATGGCATGCTAGCTGAGTCAGGCTTACACCTTCCCCTATTAAAGGCTACACAATTTTAAGCTCCTACACTACCTTCTGCCTTTAGACAGTTTTAAAGtgaaactaggaaaaaaaaaaaagctatcattTCAGTGATTAgaactgtaattaaaaatacagaaggcAGGAACAGCCTGCCCCTTTACTGCTTTCTCTATTGACAGAGAAGTAGACAAATATCAATGTCCAACAACGATTAAATATTTCCTCTTAGTAGTCATCAATTATTGACTACACACACATttgcaaagaggaaaacatttccaaCACACAGTTTTCTGTCTGGGTAGGTGAATTACTCTAAGGAGCCGAGTGGGCCACTAATACCAAAACATGGATTATGCTTCCAAAGAAAATGTTACAGTGCAATGAAGCACTTGCATAAACACTGCTGGTTAGGCAGGGGACATACACAATACCTCCAACAGGTAATTATTTTTTGCTCTCATTATGAGAGCAAAAAGCTTAAGCCATGAATAGGAGTGTCCCTATTCCTCCTGCCCATCCCCAACAGCCTAACTTTTTAGGCATACCTCTAACTACTTTACCTTAAGCTTGGTCAAGCTCTACTGCCAACCTGAAAGCTAGCAGCCTGCTCTCCAAAGCTTCAGACATAAAATACACCCCTCTGAGCCTGCTCTTCCTCTACCACAGGCGCACCTCACAAGGCAGATCACTGCATAGCAGGAGCATTACAGCTCGGCTAAGCCCCCAGACACTGCAAGAAGGCAGCGGACTCGAGGGTACAGGCTGCAGAAGCCCCTCACCAccctcccagccagcagcagatggCTTCTCCTGAGGATACAAGGATATTTAGGGGACCAGAACTCAAAAGCAGCATAGCAAACCTtcgagggaaaaagaaaagtgagttGTTTACCTAAGATTCAATTAAATAAATGCGGGCAGATTTACACATAGAAAGCCCTGAAGTACACATTTCACCCACATTTATTGACATGAACAGATCTAAGCCCCAACTTCAGATTTCTGAACCCAGTTTAGCAGTTCTCAGCTTCCTATCCACAACACCAATTACAAAGTATCAATCTCAAACCAGGTGAGGAGTCATTTAGTTTtaagaagggaagaagaggaaaaggaggtggaggggaaaagaaaaaaaaaacatcataacCTCAGGACAAGAAGTCACAATACAAAATACAATCAGTGTTTATACTAGCAAAATTCTTTCATAAAAAGCCTGGGCAGATGACAGTTTGATAACACCTCCCAGGAGAGTTCCATCACTCTGTATACCCCTTAGGCCAAGGACCACatccttttttgtgtgttcatTCAATGTTTAGGTGACTGCACTACTACCAGTTGTACTAGATACAGAAGATTATAGAAGCATGGACCCTATTTTGAAGGCCACATTTCAGTACTAAGTAAACAATCTAATTCCTATAGTTAAGCAAGCATGAAAGGAAAGTGCTTTTAAAGTTACAAACCTTTTCGTGCAGCGTTACACTTCAGACCATCGGACCTGGTGAAATCTATGCTTACGTAAGCTCCACTGTCCAAACTCGAAGTACCATTTTGGAGATGGCAAGTTGGCGTTGCAGTACTTGCCTCACAGCTTATAGGATCATCGCGTAAATTCAGAGCAATGTAGTTTAAGCCATTCTGAAATCCAGTTGAGGTATCCCTGGACATTTTGCTTTCCTGACcatcagaaatgttttcatctgGTTTCAACCAAACATTGTCAAATGAGGCAGAGCTGTGTCTTTTGCTACTATCAgtaaagaaagaggaggaagtcGTCACAGTCCCAGCAGAAGAGAATGTTTCAGAACTGTGTCTCCTCCTGCCTTGGGGATCGGCTCGGATCACCTTCGGTCCCACGGGAGGATCGGAGCTAGGAACAGAGAAGCTACTGCTACCAGCGTATCGATCGACAATGCACAGTCTGTTAACTATGGAAGAAGGACTATCAATCTTTACTCCGTCGTCAGATTCGGAGGCAAACGGCCGCGGTGGCGTCGCTGCCATGTTGAACGTCATCTCCGTGTAATCGTCAGTCCTGTTACTTGCAGCGCTAACACAGGCGGTACCAAAGGAGAGCCTAGCATAGTCAGGATTTGGTTGGTTTCTAGGAATACTGGAGCTTGCATAAATTGAAATATCCGTTAAAGAGTTGGAAAGTTCTTTCGCTACTTTTGGCGACTGTACATCCAAGTCAACGCTCATATAATCAGAGAGCGGGGACTGTCTGTGGTCACTACTCGAGCCCAGAGATGATGGCGATCCCTCTGCAGATAAGGAATACGGTGTGTTACTTGCCTTTTCATTAAAATCGATATTTATGTATTCACCAGGACTTGCTGGCTCAGGTGGAACTGTACGATCATACATTCTCGGGATAGTATTGCTTCCCCTCGTACCGAGCGGGAGCCTCGTTGGCCTCGTAGCCCTGTTCTGCACAAGTCCTCCTTCTTCACCTTTCACCACTGGCGACTTCGAGATGCCATTAGACAGGACTTCGCTGTTGATGCTTTTTACGTTTTCTGGTCCACCGTACAGGAGTTTTCCAGGTGAAGACATTGGAACATATTCGCTGTGGTCACCATTTTGTCCTGATAACGCCTTAAAGCTTCGGGGCAAAGAAAAATACGAACTGAAACCTTTGGAAACAGAATTGTTATGAATGTAATTTGAATCACCAGGGTGCTTTGGAGCGGAATTACCGGGAGACATATCCATATACTCATTGTTTACAATCTTCTCATTACTTCCTTTAGAAATAAATCCAGTTAAAGGACTTCGTACGGGTGAAGAGCTCGCCTTTGGAAACATCATCATATATCCTCTGGAGTCAACCTGAGATGGTGACCACGAATTGTTTATCTGTTTTGGAACAGACATACTTTTAGGAGTCATTGGCAGATAATCACTGCTACTTGACAGAGAAGATGCAACTCCTGGCATCATTGGCATGTACCCATCGTCCCTAGCTTTACTCCTGCTTTGGTTGCATACAGAGTCAAGATTACTGTCATTGTATTCCAATTCATGGTTACCTTTCAGTTTTGGTGTTTCAGAGTACATCAGTCGCCCATGATTTCCCCCAGAGTCTTCATCTAATGAAGCCGTCGTTTGTGTCATTTTCTGCTGCACTGCTACCGAGGTTGGTTTAGTCAGAGAGTAAGttcttttcctgaaacactTTTCAGCCTCCATATAATCATCTCTCAAGCTATCGTCTGTTTGCTGCTTACTCATGGACATGTACTCACTCAGACAATTCTCCTCTCTGATAGGTGGCGTGTTTCCCAGGGAATCTGGTGTATTACTCCTGACCCGAAAGTACCTGAAATCTCCAGGGCTGGAGCCGTACTCATCAGAAGAGATGAATCCCCCATCGCTCGGGGAACCGCAGACAGAGGAGCTAGAAGGCCTGGTCAACATATCTGAAGCAGAGCCATGGCCGCTACTGGAAGAAACACTGATGGGACTGGTAGTGGAGGGAAAGTGAGACACGGGCAGCGACGCAGAGCGGGTGTGATATGACGAACTGAACGCGGCTCTAACGTACCTTCCGCTCCCTTCTTGCCGGCCCAAGTTCATCCTTGCGGTATTCAGGTGGATGAGGCTCCCCGTCACTGACCTGAAAGGCCTGGCCATGGTGCCTTCTCCCTCGCTGGATGTTCTGAAGCGATAGGAGTTGCTGCTTTTGGTGGTCGGAGGCGTCCCTCCAACAACGCTCTCAGTTCTAGACCTTCTCTGCAAGCCCGTCTGGCTGGGGGGCAGGTTGCCCAGGTGCCTCCTAGTGGTGATGAAGGAGATAGGGTTGGTGCCACCACCGCCACCAGAAGACTGGCTTTTGCTTCGGGGCCGGAACTCCGCAAAGGCCTTTAACGCTTTCATGGTCTCCAAAAAAGTCTCGTGCATGTTCTGGGCAACCACCGAATCGTCCACTTGCATCCAGAGCTCTCCAGGCCCAATAGAAGCGGACCTGCCCACTTCAATGAAAAAGAAGTTCTCCGAGTGCCCGCAGCGGCGGATGTTCATCAGCTGCAGGTGGACGGAGGGAACCTCTGAGTTCAGCTTGACGAGGTGGATGGCCTTGCTGGAGAGGCACAGCCTGTACACCCCGGTCAGGTTTTTCGTTTGGCCCAGTCCTTTGGGTTTCACGTTGACCTGCCACACCTCCTTGAAGACGGTGCCGGGCCTCAGGGCCGCCCCGTAGTGCTCGTCGTCCTCGTCCAGCTGCTGCTccgcctgctcctcctgctccaggaAGCCCCTCTTGCTCTGGCTCATCAGCTCGCTGATCGCCTGGTACCAGGCCTCCTGCTCGGCCTCGTTCTCCGCCAGCATGGCGAAATACTCGTCCTTGGTGTACAGGGCGATGATGTGCTTGTGCTTGGCGTCTGCCCGCCGGCTGACGGTGAAGCACTGGTAGAGGGGGATGACCCTCTTGGGCGgggggcagcacagccccgccgcgccgccgccggcccGCAGGCTGCTCTTGAACTTCTTCTCGCTGTCGTAGTACTCCAGGCGCGCCGGGGCCAGGCGGCTCTCGGCCCGCAGCACGAAGTACCGCTTGTGGCCGTGCTTCTGCTTGCGCAGGTAGCCGCACTTCCTCACGTCCTCCCCGCCGCGGGCCGCGCTCCCGGGGGGCTGCCCGCCCctagcgccgccgccgccgccggcctcGGGGGGCCCGCAGAGCGAGGCGCTGGGCGAGCggcggagcagcagcagcaggtggtgGGGCTGCGGCGAGGGGCAGCGCCCGGCCTCGCCCGACTCCCCCTCGGCCCCGGCGGCGCCGTTCACGCCGCTCGCCattttagctgccggccgggcggcggcgagCCGGCCTCACCGGGAGaggagcccccccggcggcgggcggcgcaTAGAGGGGAGGGGACGCGAGGGGAGGCGGCCGCCCGTGGGGCCGTTGGCAGAGCCGTTGGAGCCGTTGAGCGCCGCGGGTccggccccgtccccccgcCGCGCCCGGCTACTCGCGCTCCCCCGGGCAGCCGCGGCGGCGGCACGGCGAAAACATCACGTGACCCCACCCCGCCGccggagggaggggggagcgcCCCCGCGCGGAGCGGCGCGGCCGGCGGCCAATAGGGAGCGGAGGTCTGAGGCCGGCGGGCCAAtcggagggaaggggagggatcTGAGGATGGGCGGGGGAGGCCGGAGGCCCGCGGGGGTGGGTCTTGGGCTGGAGGAGCCGGCGCTGATTGGGTGGCGGGGTGCTGAGTGACGGGGCGGTAGCCAATCCGCGCCTCACACACACAGCGCCGGGAGGGCGGGGGCGAGGCGCTGCGTGGAGTCGGCGGCGCGAGTAACACGCAAGGCGGTGCGAGGGGCGGGGAGCTCGGACATGATTGGCAGCCCCTCCGCCCAATCAGCGCCGCGCGGCGAGAGCGAGCGGCTGACGTCGCcgtcccccctcccccggcccctTTTTAAAACCCTCCCGCCCCCTCCCGGCGGCTGTCGATGATTGGCCGGAGGGCGCGGAGTGGGCGGGGCGAGCGGGTGGGAGGGGGCTCCGGGGACGTAAACAAGGCAGCAGCGCGCGGGCGGCCGTTGGGGCGCGCAGCAGCCGTTGGCCTTTTGCgcacggccccgctcccctcaggcGCTCGGCGGGcctagggacccccccccaagccaCCCTCCGGTCCCGGGGTGCGCTGTGCTGCGGGCTGTTGTGTGAGGAGCGAGGAGCAGAACCCTCTCATTTTGCGGTTTAATAAAAGTCCCCGCAGCAAAGCTGGGTCTAACTGGAGTCAGGGCGCTGTGTGTGTCAGTAATGTACAtgtaaaaatgctgtttctttccGCAGTCCAATTGCAGAGGTGGTTTCCCTAGCCAGGACCCCTGGCCGTACGTCTCTGCCAGCTCACCCTGTCAGTCACTCGCCGCGATGTGCTCCATGAGCTTTCAAGACTGTTCTTTGTCTGCTTCACCTATGATTCATTACCGAGATGACAACTCGAACCAATTCTTGACACCAACTTCCACCACCCACTTGTTAAATTTTTGGATAAGTAgctcagtgttttctttcattctgcCTCTTAGATGTGGGAGAAGATATTTTTTGGAGTCTCCAGCAGCTCGGTTTGGGAACTGGCATGCCAAATCTTGTACTTGCTGTATTGATAGCTAATGTCTCATCATTTCTTTGTACTTCTCTGTCGGTTCACTGTCTGCTTATCGTGTTTAAACAGCAATCGCTTTTGTGGTGTATTCTTACAGCATCTAATACAATGTGTTCTTGTCCGTGATTACAGCTCCTAAGTGTTATGGCAATACAGTGAATGAGTTGTAGTtccaaaaatgtaattatttacaAAGCAAGTATTATAGACACTAacaaaaggagatttttttttttaatcaaacagGTTAGCATGAAAAAATACATCTCAACACGCAAATAACATTGATTCTGTCATGTGGTGGCATCACGTAATCAGTGTACATTTATATTCCTTTATATCATTGATAGCCTCTGACAGGACTAGGCTAGACtaaattagaatatttttttgttcttagtACCTCAGTTGAGTGGATTTGAGATTGCTTGGGTGTTTCCATGTATTGTTTGGATTTCTTTCTGTACTTCTACATGAAAATTCAAATTGGTattaaagttttaaataaattaaacccTCAAAACTATAAAGCAAGATTAACTGTGTTCATTTCATGCTTATTCCAGCTGGTTGCTGAAGGATATGTGTGGGTGGAAGAAAGGAAACGATTTAAAAGAAGGGGCTttggttttctattttgtttatGGTGGttctttgttggtttttttaGTCATCAACCTCTGGGCTTGCTTGACAGTAACTATGAATAAGCCTGCCTTT includes the following:
- the IRS4 gene encoding insulin receptor substrate 4, whose protein sequence is MASGVNGAAGAEGESGEAGRCPSPQPHHLLLLLRRSPSASLCGPPEAGGGGGARGGQPPGSAARGGEDVRKCGYLRKQKHGHKRYFVLRAESRLAPARLEYYDSEKKFKSSLRAGGGAAGLCCPPPKRVIPLYQCFTVSRRADAKHKHIIALYTKDEYFAMLAENEAEQEAWYQAISELMSQSKRGFLEQEEQAEQQLDEDDEHYGAALRPGTVFKEVWQVNVKPKGLGQTKNLTGVYRLCLSSKAIHLVKLNSEVPSVHLQLMNIRRCGHSENFFFIEVGRSASIGPGELWMQVDDSVVAQNMHETFLETMKALKAFAEFRPRSKSQSSGGGGGTNPISFITTRRHLGNLPPSQTGLQRRSRTESVVGGTPPTTKSSNSYRFRTSSEGEGTMARPFRSVTGSLIHLNTARMNLGRQEGSGRYVRAAFSSSYHTRSASLPVSHFPSTTSPISVSSSSGHGSASDMLTRPSSSSVCGSPSDGGFISSDEYGSSPGDFRYFRVRSNTPDSLGNTPPIREENCLSEYMSMSKQQTDDSLRDDYMEAEKCFRKRTYSLTKPTSVAVQQKMTQTTASLDEDSGGNHGRLMYSETPKLKGNHELEYNDSNLDSVCNQSRSKARDDGYMPMMPGVASSLSSSSDYLPMTPKSMSVPKQINNSWSPSQVDSRGYMMMFPKASSSPVRSPLTGFISKGSNEKIVNNEYMDMSPGNSAPKHPGDSNYIHNNSVSKGFSSYFSLPRSFKALSGQNGDHSEYVPMSSPGKLLYGGPENVKSINSEVLSNGISKSPVVKGEEGGLVQNRATRPTRLPLGTRGSNTIPRMYDRTVPPEPASPGEYINIDFNEKASNTPYSLSAEGSPSSLGSSSDHRQSPLSDYMSVDLDVQSPKVAKELSNSLTDISIYASSSIPRNQPNPDYARLSFGTACVSAASNRTDDYTEMTFNMAATPPRPFASESDDGVKIDSPSSIVNRLCIVDRYAGSSSFSVPSSDPPVGPKVIRADPQGRRRHSSETFSSAGTVTTSSSFFTDSSKRHSSASFDNVWLKPDENISDGQESKMSRDTSTGFQNGLNYIALNLRDDPISCEASTATPTCHLQNGTSSLDSGAYVSIDFTRSDGLKCNAARKD